One Natrinema longum genomic window carries:
- a CDS encoding DUF7519 family protein — protein sequence MTDAGIRTTPSRISSSLAVGAAGVAGVTGLGGAGWTILLAPLGVALVVGGLWRSDRRIVVGGCAALWCATLVTGVAGGEPARLVLAVAATFVAWDFGERAITLGDQLGPRARTRRLELAHAAVTITVATVGVGPVYLVFLFASGGQSVLTLVSLLIGATALLAALRELEQ from the coding sequence ATGACCGACGCCGGAATACGGACCACCCCGTCGAGAATCAGTTCGAGCCTCGCAGTCGGGGCTGCAGGAGTGGCGGGCGTGACGGGCCTCGGCGGTGCCGGCTGGACGATCCTGCTCGCTCCGCTCGGCGTCGCCCTCGTCGTCGGCGGCCTCTGGCGGTCGGACCGGCGAATCGTGGTCGGTGGCTGTGCAGCCCTCTGGTGTGCCACGCTGGTAACGGGGGTTGCCGGCGGTGAGCCCGCGCGACTCGTCCTCGCAGTCGCAGCTACCTTCGTCGCCTGGGACTTCGGGGAACGTGCGATAACCCTCGGCGACCAACTCGGCCCGCGGGCCAGGACGCGGCGTCTTGAGTTGGCCCATGCGGCAGTCACCATCACGGTCGCCACAGTCGGGGTTGGGCCCGTCTATCTCGTCTTTCTGTTCGCCAGCGGCGGGCAATCGGTGCTGACTCTGGTCTCGTTACTGATCGGTGCGACAGCGCTGTTGGCTGCCCTCCGCGAACTCGAGCAGTGA
- a CDS encoding DUF58 domain-containing protein, which produces MSETATERPTNRWAGVDAIAWAAAAAGLLAREPGVLLLAAVGVVFAAYARLGTQPEPEIRITREIDDRTPTPGQHVTVRLTLENRGNRLLPDVRIVDGVPTALGVPEGSPHLGTVLHAGESLTHTYTIRAERGTHEFDPVRVVCRSFNGASETALRERVETTLTCSPSMDGSCEPPLRRLVSHYGGQIPTDSGGSGTEFYGVRDYRPGDRVNRIDWARRARTGELTTLDFREERTATALLFVDARPSAYVGVSDDTSGTHAVEWSVRASGEIFAGLLDAGNRAGITAVGSEFVWLGPSAGETHRQRARNLLATTPTLSSSPPRERIRTHKLATPSPDVDRQTALQLRQLEVHLPDDAQVLFCSPLADDAAVTIARRLQAAGTAVTVVSPDVTDRKTLGARVARLSRRERIQTLQRANVRVIDCQMSEPLAVAFERAEEGWQ; this is translated from the coding sequence ATGAGTGAGACGGCGACCGAACGGCCGACGAACCGGTGGGCGGGCGTCGACGCAATCGCGTGGGCCGCCGCCGCAGCCGGATTACTCGCGCGCGAGCCGGGCGTCCTCCTCCTCGCTGCCGTCGGTGTCGTGTTCGCAGCCTACGCCAGACTCGGAACGCAGCCGGAACCCGAGATCCGAATAACGCGAGAAATAGACGATCGAACGCCGACGCCGGGTCAGCACGTCACCGTCCGCCTGACCCTCGAAAACCGCGGCAACCGGCTGTTGCCCGACGTCCGCATCGTCGATGGAGTCCCCACAGCACTCGGCGTCCCCGAGGGATCGCCACATCTCGGGACCGTGTTGCATGCTGGCGAATCACTGACGCATACGTACACGATCCGAGCGGAACGCGGGACCCACGAGTTCGATCCCGTCCGCGTCGTCTGCCGGAGCTTCAACGGAGCCTCCGAGACGGCGCTACGCGAGCGCGTCGAAACGACGCTCACCTGCTCGCCGTCGATGGACGGCTCGTGTGAGCCACCGCTTCGACGCCTGGTCTCCCACTACGGCGGGCAGATCCCGACCGACAGCGGCGGCAGCGGCACCGAATTCTACGGGGTTCGCGACTATCGACCGGGCGATCGGGTGAACCGCATCGACTGGGCGCGACGCGCACGGACCGGCGAGCTAACGACGCTCGACTTCCGCGAGGAACGAACGGCGACGGCCCTCCTCTTCGTCGATGCACGGCCGTCGGCCTACGTGGGAGTCAGTGACGATACTTCCGGGACGCATGCCGTGGAATGGAGCGTTCGGGCGTCCGGGGAAATCTTCGCTGGACTGCTCGACGCCGGTAACCGGGCGGGCATCACGGCGGTCGGATCCGAGTTCGTGTGGCTCGGCCCGTCTGCGGGCGAGACGCACCGCCAACGCGCACGCAACCTGCTGGCGACGACCCCTACACTGTCCTCGAGTCCGCCACGCGAACGGATCCGGACACACAAGTTGGCCACACCCTCACCCGACGTCGACCGCCAAACCGCCTTGCAGCTTCGCCAACTCGAGGTACACCTCCCGGACGACGCACAGGTCCTCTTTTGCTCACCGCTTGCCGACGACGCCGCCGTTACGATCGCCCGACGCTTGCAGGCCGCCGGAACCGCCGTAACGGTCGTCAGTCCCGATGTCACCGACCGGAAGACGCTTGGGGCTCGAGTCGCCCGACTCTCTCGGAGAGAGCGGATACAGACGCTCCAACGGGCGAACGTTCGCGTCATCGACTGCCAGATGTCGGAGCCGCTTGCGGTCGCGTTCGAGCGGGCCGAGGAGGGATGGCAATGA
- a CDS encoding beta-class carbonic anhydrase, giving the protein MSDDHSDHDHHHERVDATVDDRETWARRRREGVPTNENLLVVACMDERIPIEEALGLELGDAQVFRNAGGKVTDDVIRSAALTTNFFDTDEIIVINHTDCGMMSAPDEAVREGLEAQVGDLDETDLDPSLPELTIGDADIMDWVKMTDDIDEACAAQVEHLRESSFVPDDVTVTGYVYEVESGELRRPGDRVGEEISERRT; this is encoded by the coding sequence ATGTCCGACGACCACTCCGACCACGACCACCACCACGAACGGGTCGACGCGACCGTCGACGACCGGGAAACCTGGGCCCGCCGCCGTCGGGAGGGCGTCCCGACGAACGAGAACCTGCTCGTCGTCGCCTGCATGGACGAACGAATCCCCATCGAGGAGGCGCTGGGCCTCGAACTGGGAGACGCGCAGGTGTTCCGAAACGCCGGCGGCAAGGTAACGGACGACGTCATCCGTTCGGCCGCACTGACGACGAACTTCTTCGACACCGACGAGATCATCGTGATCAACCACACCGACTGCGGGATGATGAGCGCACCCGACGAAGCCGTTCGCGAGGGACTCGAGGCACAGGTTGGGGACCTCGACGAGACGGACCTCGATCCGTCGCTGCCCGAGTTGACCATCGGGGACGCCGACATCATGGACTGGGTGAAGATGACGGACGATATCGACGAGGCCTGCGCCGCCCAGGTGGAACACCTCCGCGAGTCGTCGTTCGTTCCGGACGACGTGACCGTGACCGGATACGTCTACGAGGTCGAGTCGGGCGAGCTCCGCCGGCCCGGCGACCGCGTCGGCGAGGAGATCAGCGAGCGACGGACCTGA
- a CDS encoding AAA family ATPase: MDIAEASAICSDVLDEVATAVVADRSFFETVFIGVLSRGHVLLEEVPGTGKTLTARCFATALGLSFSRIQFTPDLLPTDVTGSQLYDERDGTFEFSEGPVFANVVLGDEINRAPAKTQAALLEAMAERQVTTQGETRPLPDPFVVIATQNPIESEGVFPLPEAQIDRFTVKAQLGYPDHEGEIDILRRRLDRETRSPDVEPVLSGTQVRELQRVPETVRVDADTLDYIGRLARATREDRRVDVGVSPRGTQQLLEACRARAVMQGRGFVTPDDVKGVAHPVLAHRLVLTADARINGIDGRTVVDDVLGSEPVPTVDGIERSGNGT, from the coding sequence ATGGACATCGCGGAAGCGAGTGCGATTTGCAGTGACGTCCTCGACGAAGTAGCGACCGCGGTGGTCGCAGACCGGTCGTTTTTCGAGACCGTCTTCATCGGGGTACTTTCGCGCGGTCACGTTCTTCTCGAGGAAGTCCCGGGTACCGGCAAGACGCTTACGGCGCGGTGCTTCGCGACGGCGTTGGGGCTCTCCTTTTCCCGTATCCAGTTTACGCCCGATCTGCTGCCGACGGACGTGACCGGGAGCCAACTCTACGACGAACGCGACGGCACGTTCGAGTTCAGCGAGGGCCCGGTCTTCGCGAACGTCGTTCTGGGCGACGAGATCAATCGAGCACCGGCCAAGACGCAGGCTGCACTCCTCGAGGCCATGGCCGAGCGGCAGGTGACGACCCAGGGTGAAACGCGGCCGCTCCCGGATCCGTTCGTGGTCATCGCGACCCAAAACCCCATCGAGAGCGAGGGCGTCTTCCCGCTCCCCGAGGCACAGATCGATCGCTTCACCGTGAAAGCGCAACTGGGATACCCCGATCACGAGGGCGAAATCGACATTTTGCGACGGCGTCTCGACCGGGAAACCCGGAGCCCCGACGTCGAACCCGTCCTGTCCGGCACACAGGTACGAGAACTGCAGCGCGTGCCCGAGACGGTACGGGTCGACGCCGACACCCTCGATTACATCGGTCGACTGGCACGCGCGACTCGGGAGGACCGCCGTGTCGACGTCGGCGTCTCACCCCGCGGGACACAGCAACTGCTCGAAGCGTGTCGTGCACGCGCCGTCATGCAGGGTCGGGGTTTCGTCACACCGGACGACGTCAAGGGAGTCGCCCATCCGGTATTGGCCCACCGACTCGTGCTTACCGCCGACGCGCGCATCAATGGCATCGACGGCCGCACCGTCGTCGACGACGTCCTCGGATCCGAACCCGTTCCGACGGTCGACGGAATCGAACGGAGTGGGAACGGGACGTAG
- a CDS encoding aldo/keto reductase, translating to MSNSSITNESGTFEIGETTVHRLGFGSMRLCGDDIIGSPEDEETAREVVQRAVDCGIDLIDTADSYGPAVSERLIGEAIGDPDDVLVATKAGLLRNREGEWIAHGDPDYIRNQVLTSLDRLRTDTIDLYQFHRPDGDTDFEDSVAAFAELKDEGLVREVGLSNVSPELIDQAREQVDVATVQNRYNLNDRGAADSLEVCAENDIGFIPWAPINGDDLAAHGDLLDDIAEAHDATRRQVALAWLLERADVMLPIPGTSDPAHLESNVAATQLSLSDDEVQRLTDAAE from the coding sequence GTGAGCAACAGTTCGATCACAAACGAGAGTGGGACGTTCGAGATCGGCGAGACGACGGTCCATCGGCTGGGGTTCGGCTCGATGCGGCTCTGTGGGGACGATATCATCGGCTCGCCCGAGGACGAGGAAACCGCACGCGAGGTCGTCCAGCGCGCCGTCGACTGTGGTATCGACCTCATCGACACGGCCGACTCCTACGGCCCGGCCGTGAGCGAGCGACTCATCGGCGAGGCGATCGGCGACCCCGACGACGTCCTGGTCGCGACCAAGGCCGGCCTGTTGCGCAACCGGGAGGGCGAGTGGATCGCCCACGGCGATCCCGACTACATCCGCAATCAGGTGCTTACCTCGCTCGACCGGCTTCGAACGGACACCATCGACCTCTACCAGTTCCACCGGCCCGACGGCGATACCGACTTCGAGGACTCCGTGGCTGCGTTCGCCGAACTCAAAGACGAGGGACTCGTCCGCGAAGTCGGCCTCAGTAACGTCTCCCCCGAACTCATCGATCAGGCTCGCGAACAGGTCGACGTCGCGACCGTCCAGAACCGGTACAACCTGAACGACCGCGGGGCCGCCGATTCCCTCGAGGTCTGTGCCGAGAACGATATCGGCTTCATCCCGTGGGCTCCGATCAACGGCGACGATCTGGCCGCACACGGCGACCTCCTCGACGACATCGCCGAGGCACACGATGCGACGCGACGACAGGTCGCGCTGGCGTGGCTCCTCGAGCGTGCAGACGTCATGTTGCCCATTCCGGGGACATCCGACCCCGCTCACCTCGAGTCGAACGTCGCCGCCACACAGCTCTCGCTGTCCGACGACGAGGTGCAGCGACTGACCGACGCGGCCGAATAG
- a CDS encoding DUF7269 family protein codes for MGSPVVGRALIAGGVVAVGLGIVAMWIPGVAALFGGSDAFVPLLGILALVQTVRTASAVWNSPWERATLPDAHRVESPTPPGETVDRTFELSSYQTQTDRRARLTRYLRHVAVRILVAETGDSTEVVRTRLERGTWTDDPVGAALFTEEYVPTWRDRIRSRLGRETLFQRRVRHAVAALEERMEGPDE; via the coding sequence ATGGGGAGTCCAGTGGTCGGACGCGCGTTGATCGCCGGCGGCGTCGTCGCCGTGGGACTCGGGATCGTTGCGATGTGGATCCCCGGCGTCGCAGCGCTCTTTGGCGGTAGCGATGCGTTCGTCCCGCTGCTCGGTATCCTCGCCCTCGTCCAGACGGTCCGGACCGCGAGTGCCGTCTGGAACTCCCCGTGGGAACGTGCGACGCTCCCGGACGCCCACCGGGTCGAATCGCCGACGCCCCCGGGAGAGACGGTCGATCGGACGTTCGAACTGAGCAGCTATCAGACGCAGACTGACCGCCGTGCCCGTCTCACGCGCTATCTCAGACACGTCGCCGTTCGGATACTCGTCGCGGAGACCGGCGATTCGACCGAGGTCGTCCGAACGCGTCTCGAGCGTGGGACGTGGACCGACGATCCCGTCGGAGCCGCCCTGTTCACCGAGGAGTACGTCCCGACGTGGCGCGATCGAATCCGTTCGCGACTGGGCCGTGAGACGCTGTTCCAGCGGCGAGTGCGACACGCCGTCGCCGCCCTCGAAGAACGCATGGAGGGCCCCGATGAGTGA
- a CDS encoding ComEC/Rec2 family competence protein, with product MKKNSQSIAIKKKKTIDHFIATHIHQDHILGLFDLKQSGYKINSASQPNLARFEVGEERGQVDPDLFRNYIEALSEHGIAADNINNLSSGDTIESVSGEILSPPAKSGTVPFKSPKTERERNLKPEKANENGLVIKLESDAGKSTLLMGDMQDSSAHHGEDWLVKQHRDGNLDLNADTLHIGHHGSDKATKDGYGDTNKGSFLSAVNPDQVVVSSELESEYSHPRDEVLERLEEHGIDVFWTGVHGTIKQEGDKEAEIEQIPEVDAASPADILALKYFAKANDVTQEEIAALEEGSISAEDLPRDTPEIAFKSDYLETASKASDTIRRYPKDAERLTLNRFPNAMSTEYVSVDEHGAESSVAEGNADDLSQEAQQVSQSLGAATEASLEDIREQRQKALQRLADTSPQSMSRSSQTASTTSDQSTSQIHTGTKQSSQSEESDKRGRK from the coding sequence TTGAAGAAGAACTCTCAATCGATAGCGATAAAGAAAAAAAAAACGATTGACCACTTTATCGCAACCCACATTCATCAGGATCACATACTTGGCCTTTTCGACCTGAAGCAGTCCGGGTACAAAATAAACAGTGCTTCACAACCAAACTTAGCAAGATTTGAGGTGGGTGAAGAAAGGGGGCAGGTTGATCCGGATCTCTTTAGAAACTACATTGAAGCACTGTCTGAGCACGGTATTGCAGCAGACAATATTAACAACCTCAGCAGTGGAGACACTATCGAATCAGTCTCTGGTGAGATTCTATCACCACCAGCAAAATCGGGGACTGTTCCGTTTAAAAGCCCAAAGACAGAACGTGAGCGGAATTTAAAACCTGAAAAGGCAAACGAGAACGGCCTCGTTATTAAACTCGAGTCGGACGCAGGAAAATCGACGCTTCTTATGGGCGATATGCAGGATAGTAGCGCCCACCACGGAGAAGACTGGCTCGTTAAACAACATCGGGATGGCAACCTAGATCTAAATGCAGATACACTGCATATCGGCCATCACGGTTCTGATAAAGCTACAAAAGATGGGTACGGCGACACAAACAAGGGGAGTTTCCTTAGCGCCGTTAATCCAGATCAGGTAGTTGTATCCAGTGAGTTAGAGAGTGAATATTCACATCCCAGAGATGAGGTATTGGAACGGCTCGAAGAGCATGGAATAGATGTCTTCTGGACGGGTGTCCACGGGACGATCAAACAGGAAGGTGACAAAGAAGCAGAAATAGAACAGATTCCAGAAGTTGATGCCGCATCCCCAGCCGATATTTTGGCACTGAAGTACTTCGCAAAGGCCAATGACGTGACTCAGGAAGAGATCGCTGCTCTTGAAGAAGGCTCAATCTCTGCTGAGGATCTTCCGCGAGACACACCAGAGATCGCGTTCAAATCTGACTATCTCGAGACTGCATCCAAAGCCTCAGACACGATTCGACGCTACCCCAAAGATGCCGAGAGACTCACCCTCAATCGCTTCCCCAACGCGATGAGTACCGAATACGTAAGCGTCGACGAACACGGAGCCGAATCATCTGTCGCAGAAGGCAATGCAGATGATCTTTCGCAGGAAGCTCAACAAGTGAGTCAATCACTTGGAGCAGCCACTGAGGCGTCCCTAGAGGACATTCGAGAGCAGCGCCAGAAAGCCCTCCAGCGACTCGCTGATACGTCCCCACAGTCGATGTCTCGGTCTTCACAAACGGCGTCTACAACATCGGACCAGTCTACCTCACAAATCCACACCGGAACGAAGCAATCCAGTCAATCAGAAGAATCTGATAAGCGAGGCCGAAAATAA
- a CDS encoding DUF4129 domain-containing protein, with amino-acid sequence MRPRQHRLLIVAAVCVLALSLAAATLDSTVDPAPGGGTGDGASPSPVSNGDRPGVSPGPPCVSWLATPWATVGLLGALGGGSLLVWHRYSRLEAIAFGAGVGGPAFGLYLVLTDCATGGAATIVYRQFERLPLGRVGGSGSGSDPVVPAVLLGAVLLAGLALAAILFSVSLTDRGAESAVHVEADDDSDGAAAARAAGDAAERLDASVDFETEIHRAWREMAVHLDVPSPESSTPGEFADAAIEAGLNPDAVHELTARFEEVRYGGFEATADRETRARNALERIEASFQTVDEGHTTAADSDSVPPGGGS; translated from the coding sequence ATGCGACCACGGCAACACCGTCTCCTCATCGTCGCGGCGGTCTGTGTGCTCGCGCTCTCGCTGGCCGCGGCAACGCTCGATTCGACGGTGGATCCCGCTCCTGGCGGTGGAACTGGTGACGGAGCGAGCCCATCCCCGGTATCGAACGGTGATCGACCCGGTGTCTCCCCAGGTCCCCCCTGCGTTTCCTGGCTCGCGACGCCCTGGGCGACGGTCGGCCTCCTCGGAGCCCTCGGCGGCGGGAGCCTGCTCGTTTGGCACCGCTACAGTCGCCTCGAGGCGATCGCGTTCGGGGCTGGCGTCGGCGGCCCTGCATTCGGCTTGTATCTGGTGCTCACCGACTGCGCAACCGGTGGCGCAGCGACGATCGTGTACAGACAGTTCGAGCGACTCCCGCTGGGTCGCGTCGGCGGCTCCGGGAGCGGGTCCGATCCAGTCGTCCCCGCCGTGCTCCTCGGCGCGGTCCTCCTCGCGGGACTTGCCCTCGCCGCGATATTGTTCTCCGTCTCGCTCACCGATCGTGGTGCTGAGTCGGCAGTTCACGTCGAGGCCGACGACGATTCGGACGGGGCGGCGGCAGCACGTGCCGCCGGCGACGCGGCCGAGCGTCTCGATGCCAGTGTCGATTTCGAGACCGAGATCCACCGGGCGTGGCGGGAGATGGCGGTCCACCTCGACGTACCCAGTCCGGAATCGAGTACGCCGGGCGAGTTCGCCGACGCAGCTATCGAAGCGGGCCTCAATCCCGACGCCGTCCACGAGCTGACTGCACGCTTCGAGGAAGTACGCTACGGCGGTTTCGAGGCGACGGCCGATAGAGAAACACGCGCGCGGAACGCCCTCGAGCGCATCGAAGCAAGTTTCCAGACCGTCGACGAGGGTCACACGACAGCTGCTGACTCGGACAGTGTACCCCCGGGTGGAGGGAGCTAG